A part of Sebastes fasciatus isolate fSebFas1 chromosome 10, fSebFas1.pri, whole genome shotgun sequence genomic DNA contains:
- the pcdh11 gene encoding protocadherin-11 X-linked isoform X3 encodes MDLASQAHALVVLLACVLLLCRAQERDYTVKEEQPENVRIGNLRKDLDLNLDPSIRLSSPLQFKPVYKTGDVPLVRVEANTGEIFTTNHRIDREKLCSGVFAEKRCYYEIEVAVLPDEIFRLVKIRFLIEDVNDNAPLFQSTVINISIPENTAINTRYPVPSAFDPDVGINGIQHYELVKSVSEFGLDIIETPEGDKWPQLIVQQNLDREQKDTFVMKIKVEDGGNPPKSSTAILQVTISDVNDNRPVFKDSELEVTVPENAPMGTSVAQLHASDADLGSNAQIHFAFSNQISASTKRHFAIDSSTGLITVKQSLDREVTPVHKLIVLASDGSSTPSRATVIVNVTDVNDNVPSIDTRYIINLVNGTVLLSENAPLNTKIALITVTDKDADLYGKVACYTDHDVPFRLKPVFNDQFLLETAAPLDYETTREYAIKIVASDRGTPPLNTSAMVLIKIKDENDNAPIFPQPEIQLSIPENNDPSTQLIKISATDADSGHNAEIIYTLGPDAPDGFNIDRRSGILSVGKRLDREKQERYSFTVIARDNGSASLQSNVTVRLIVQDLNDNSPAFTHPEYNFYVPENLPLYGTVGLITVTDADAGDNAIITLSVLNGKDNFIIDPQTGVIKPNITFDREQQSSYTFMVKAVDGGQPPSSSYAKVTINVVDVNDNRPVFVIPSSNYSYDLVRTTTTPGAVVTRVFAIDNDTGMNAELQYSIISSIIITSRVSPRGLFAIDRTTGNITLQEKIVAADLGLHRLVVKVKDLGQPESLHAIALIHLFVNDTVSNATFIQEQLRKSMETPLDRNIGDSEVTPQANGYVIVVIAIIAGTMTVILVIFVTALVRCRQTPRHKVVQKGKQSGEWVSPNQDNRQIKKKKKRKKRSPKSLLLNFVTIDESKPDDPTHEHVNGTLDLPVELEEQTMGKYNWATTPTTFKPDSPDLAKHYKSASPQPTFQIKPETPVAPKKHHVIQELPLDNTFVVGCDSLSKCSSTSSDPYSVSECSCQGGFKTTGQITTRQETALKPPHYGTLCGTGTARSHRIKINL; translated from the exons ATGGACTTAGCAAGTCAGGCTCATGCGCTGGTGGTCTTGCTCGCCTGCGTGCTCTTGCTATGCCGGGCCCAGGAGAGGGACTACACGGTGAAGGAGGAGCAGCCGGAGAACGTCCGCATCGGGAACCTGCGCAAGGACCTGGACCTCAACCTGGACCCCAGCATCAGGTTATCCTCGCCGCTGCAGTTCAAGCCTGTGTACAAGACAGGCGACGTACCTTTGGTGAGGGTGGAGGCCAACACGGGGGAGATCTTTACCACCAATCATAGGATCGACCGGGAGAAGCTGTGCTCGGGGGTCTTCGCCGAGAAACGCTGCTACTACGAGATCGAGGTGGCCGTGCTGCCGGATGAGATCTTCCGATTGGTCAAGATCCGCTTCCTGATCGAGGATGTAAATGACAACGCGCCGCTTTTCCAGTCCACTGTAATAAACATCTCCATCCCGGAGAACACAGCCATCAACACCCGATACCCAGTGCCCTCAGCGTTTGACCCCGATGTAGGGATCAATGGGATTCAACACTATGAACTGGTCAAG AGTGTCAGCGAGTTCGGCTTAGACATCATCGAGACTCCTGAAGGGGACAAGTGGCCGCAGCTTATCGTCCAGCAGAACCTGGATCGCGAGCAGAAGGACACCTTTGTCATGAAGATAAAGGTCGAGGATGGCGGCAACCCTCCCAAGTCCAGCACCGCCATCCTCCAGGTCACCATCTCCGACGTCAACGACAATCGCCCCGTTTTCAAGGACAGCGAGCTGGAGGTCACGGTGCCGGAGAACGCCCCCATGGGGACGTCGGTCGCCCAGCTCCATGCCTCGGACGCAGACCTGGGCTCCAACGCGCAGATCCACTTCGCCTTCAGCAACCAGATCTCTGCCTCAACCAAACGTCACTTTGCCATCGACAGCTCCACGGGGCTGATCACTGTGAAGCAGTCGCTGGACAGGGAGGTGACTCCTGTTCACAAGCTCATCGTCCTCGCCAGCGACGGCAGCTCCACCCCATCCAGAGCCACAGTGATTGTTAATGTAACAGACGTTAATGACAATGTTCCCTCCATAGACACTCGCTACATTATCAACCTGGTTAATGGGACTGTTCTGCTGTCTGAGAACGCGCCTCTCAACACCAAAATAGCACTCATCACTGTTACTGACAAGGATGCAGATCTTTATGGCAAAGTAGCTTGCTACACTGACCATGATGTTCCTTTTCGGTTGAAGCCTGTCTTTAATGACCAATTCTTACTGGAGACAGCTGCCCCCCTAGATTATGAGACGACTCGAGAATATGCAATTAAGATAGTGGCCTCGGATAGGGGGACGCCTCCTTTGAACACTTCAGCTATGGTTTTAATTAAAATCAAGGATGAGAACGACAATGCGCCCATCTTCCCCCAGCCGGAAATCCAACTTTCCATACCGGAGAACAATGACCCCTCTACACAGTTAATAAAAATCAGCGCCACTGACGCAGACAGCGGACATAATGCTGAGATTATTTATACTCTTGGCCCTGATGCGCCTGACGGGTTTAACATAGACAGACGGTCAGGAATTCTCTCCGTTGGCAAACGGCTGGACAGAGAGAAGCAGGAGAGGTACTCATTCACTGTCATAGCGAGGGACAATGGCTCCGCGTCCCTGCAGAGCAATGTCACCGTCAGGCTAATCGTCCAGGACCTTAATGACAACAGCCCGGCTTTCACACACCCTGAGTACAACTTCTACGTGCCTGAGAACCTGCCTCTTTATGGAACCGTGGGCTTAATCACAGTGACGGACGCAGATGCGGGAGATAACGCGATTATAACCCTGTCCGTTTTGAACGGGAAAGATAATTTCATCATCGACCCCCAAACCGGCGTGATCAAACCCAACATCACCTTTGATAGGGAGCAGCAAAGCTCCTACACATTTATGGTCAAAGCAGTAGACGGAGGGCAACCTCCAAGCTCCTCCTACGCCAAGGTCACCATCAATGTGGTCGATGTGAACGACAATCGCCCCGTGTTCGTCATCCCCTCCTCCAATTACTCATATGACCTGGTGCgaaccaccaccacccctgGCGCTGTGGTCACCAGAGTGTTTGCCATTGACAATGACACAGGTATGAATGCCGAGCTGCAGTAcagcatcatcagcagcatcatcatcacatctaGGGTCTCCCCTCGAGGTCTCTTCGCCATCGACAGAACAACGGGTAACATAACACTGCAGGAGAAAATAGTGGCGGCTGATCTGGGGCTGCATAGGCTGGTAGTCAAGGTCAAAGATCTAGGTCAGCCGGAGTCATTACACGCCATCGCACTTATTCACTTGTTCGTCAACGACACTGTGTCAAATGCTACCTTTATCCAAGAGCAGCTACGAAAAAGCATGGAGACACCCTTGGATCGTAACATAGGGGACAGCGAGGTAACACCTCAAGCCAACGGATATGTGATTGTTGTCATAGCAATCATAGCGGGGACCATGACTGTCATCTTGGTGATATTCGTGACCGCCTTGGTGCGCTGCAGACAGACGCCCCGACACAAAGTGGTGCAGAAGGGCAAGCAGAGCGGCGAGTGGGTGTCGCCCAACCAAGACAACCGTCAgatcaagaagaagaagaagaggaagaagcgaTCCCCCAAGAGCCTCCTCTTGAACTTTGTGACCATAGATGAATCCAAGCCTGACGACCCCACGCATGAGCACGTTAATGGCACACTGGATCTCCCTGTGGAGCTAGAGGAGCAGACCATGGGGAAGTACAACTGGGCCACCACGCCCACCACCTTCAAACCCGACAGCCCAGATTTAGCCAAGCATTACAAGTCGGCGTCCCCTCAGCCTACATTTCAAATCAAACCGGAGACTCCAGTGGCCCCAAAGAAACACCACGTGATCCAGGAGCTCCCCTTGGACAACACGTTCGTGGTGGGCTGCGACTCACTCTCCAAGTGCTCATCGACTAGCTCCGACCCGTACAGTGTCTCAGAGTGCAGCTGTCAGGGGGGATTCAAGACTACGGGGCAAATCACCACCCGACAG GAGACGGCACTGAAACCACCACACTATGGCACACTCTGTGGCACAGGTACAGCTCGCTCCCACAGGATTAAAATCAATCTCTAG